The sequence CTGTCATTGATGTGAGTATAAACTCTCTTGATTTGAACGCCACTGAGGTAGCGATAGTTTGAGAAGCTTGAAGAACTCTCAGACCATTCTTCGGATGAAGACGAATCTGCACATCCTGCTCGTTTACGTTGGTCCGACGATGAGGCAAGTAGTCTAGATATTAAGAGGAAAATATTAGGAAACACTAATATCAAACCAGGACGAAGGAGACGGCGATTTGGCCCAAGTTGAATATATCGATGAGCTAGGAAGAACAAGAACTGGTACACGCAAGGAAGCAAAGGAGGCAGAACGACTAAGAGGTAGAAATGAGCCTGTAGAGCTGACACCAAGTGGTGCTGAAAACTCTGCATATGCCGAAGTACAGTAAGTACACTTCAGATATGTTTCGCGTGAGCGGTACTAACCGCAGTGTAGACAATCCAAAGTGATTCGTAAGACTGGGCGCGTCTTTCAGTGATCTGATGACTGACAGAGATGCACAGATGGCGAACAACATGTTTTTCCCGTGTATGAACCGAATCCAGAGGTTATTAAAGCCAAATATCGGCAGGCCGAAGAGGAGGCGCGGGGGCACCATTACGATTCTACCAAGGAAGGTAAATTGTCCTCACCCATTATCGCGCACATTCATGCTAATTTTTCATATAGTGCGAGTTAAGGGCGCAGGTCAATATCAATTCTCCTTGGATGAACAACGCCGTGCAGAACAACAAGCCGCGCTCAAATCCCAACGCCATGAAACTGAGCTTGCGCGTGCCGAGGCTGGTCGGCGAGGTGGTACAACAGCAGCCCAAGAAGctcggaagaagaagcttgaGCAGCGGAAGGCTATGATTCAGGCTAAGCGAGCCCAACTATTTGGTGGTGAGAAAGAGGTGCAAATGCTaaaggaggaaaggaaagcAAGAGAGGCAGACGAGTTCCTGAATACCTTGCAAAAGGAATGGGAAGGGCGGTGAGATGTGGAACGGACGAGTGATCAGTACCCGTTGACAATGTTGTATGCTATATGTATTAATAGCTCCATTATGTAGTAAAAGGATCCTTGTAATATGCGCAAAGGATGCCTTTTTAGGGCCTCATAAAAGATTGCAGTTTGTCAACCAAAAGCTTGTATACCGAGAGACTAGTACTCCTGTCGCATGTCTGTGTTTCGCCGCATTCAAGGACTGAAACACTGACAAGAACAGATATTATTGTGGGAAACACTTATATTTTTGAAAGGCTAAAGCAGAAGCATGGGAGGACAATGGATTAAGCGATACGGCCAGTGTCAATGTTTGACTGCATGCATTTGCGACGTCTGAAACAATTGATGGACAGAGATCAGGACACCAGCGAGTCAGTCGGGGATAAGAAATGAAGGGGAATAAACTCCGAACGGAAGTAAATTTCTCCGCGTGGGAATTGTTGGTGTGGCATTATGCGGCACGGGGGGACGTTGCTGCTGATGGGAGAGCGTCTTCTTTTGACTTTGGTTGAATCTTCCTCGTACTACTAACCTTACCCTTTACATATAGCAAAAGTGAGTACAGCCTCGCCGTCACTCCCCTTTCAATCCATCCACTGATCCAGCTATCTACAGATGCGTGTCGACAGGTGTGACTTCACCGGGTACAAGGTTTACCCTTCCAGGGGAAAGGTCTACGTCCGAGGGGACTCCAAGGTTGGTAGACGTACCTCTGGGTTTTGTGTGTTTAACTAAAAGCATTGTAGACCTTCCGATTCCTCAGCTCCAAGGCTGAgtctctcttcctccaacGAAAGAACCCTCGAAAGATCGCTTGGACTCAGGTTTACCGACGGTGTGTGGAGATATTCAAGAGGAGGAAAACGGTTTGCTGACTGGGTGGGATTGCTTTAGGATGCACAAGAAGGGTATCACCGAGGAGGTCGCCAAGAAGAGGTCCAGGAAGAACGTCAAGGTCCAGGTGGGTTTATTTTTCGGTTTCAACCAGGTGATCGCAGGAGATAAGACGAGGTGACATGACAATGGGAAACTGGATGAATCTGAATATGTTGGTTGGCGTGGGGTGTCGAGGAGGGATGCTTGGAAGAACACCGAAGGAACTCAGATTTTTGAAGACGTTTGCTGACCTAGCTCTAGCGTGGTATCGTTGGTGCCGACCTCGCTTCCATCCTCGCTAAGCGAACTGCTAAGCCCGAGGTCCGCGCCGCCGCTCGTCAAGCTGCTATCACCAAGGCCAAGACTGAGAAGCGTGACAAGGAGGCCCGCAAGGCCGCCAACAAGCCCGCCCAGGCCAACGTTCCCAAGGTTTCTAAGCAGAGCATGAAGGGTGGTGCCGGCAAGGGTGGCCGTTAAAAAGCCGTCTTAGCTTCGGGATGTATGGATGGCGTTTATGCACGAGTGGCACGACTTGACTTCAGGTTGGAAAGAATGATCCCGGGGGACATCGTTAAAGGAATCGTTGGGTCACACAATACCCGCCAATCAACATCACTGTACAGCCATAATTTGGATTTGCATTGCAACTGCCGCTCATTTAAGCTTTTTGTTCTGCTCGTGACGGAAAACCGGTGGACCTGCATATTGGCCCATGTGGATGCTGCTAACAGTATTCGATGAGTACAGAAACACAATAAAATGTCTACAATGATAATGTTCAGGCAACTCTTCGCCTCTTGATATCCTGGCCCATTCCCTCTGCTCCTTTCGCAAAGGGCCGgctctttttctccttgCTCGCAattttttttctcttcttctccacaaGCTTTTTGACAGCTGTTTTCCCCCCTTGTTTCTCGAGTGTCTCGAAACGCGCTTTGAGAAGTAAATCTTTCTTCTCGCCTGCCGATTGCCTGTCAGCTTAAGTACACTACGACGTTTGGAGACTTACCCTTTTTCATGAACCATGCGCCCTTTCCCTGGGTTCTCTTCTCTCGttcttctctctttgcCTTGGCCAAAACTTCTCTCTCCATAGCTTCCTTCTCTGTTCTTACTAGCTTTGTCCTAACCTGCCCCATCTGCACTTCAAGCCTTTCTCGCTCAGCGGTTCTCATTGGCTTTTCGGCCCAGGGACAATTCTTCTCAGCCTTCTTAGCAGCAGCCACAGCTTTTTTTAATTCGGAAAGCTCTTGGCGGAGAAGGTCGGGCAGGAAAGAGTAGGATTTTGAATGGAGATCTGCATTAGCATGACCTGCAGAGACGGAGGAAAAACGTGGGTCGCGGCGTTCCGGTTTAGAGACCTCGATGACTTGCCGTTTGCGAGACACCTGCTTTTTGGTACTCAGTAGGGCCGGACTGGATAGTTGTTAGCAATGACATGTGCAGTCAACAATGGAAGCTCTACATACGCGTGTTTACTGCCTCTTTTCGTGGACGAAGTAGTTTCCGGTCCAGAGTCACTCTCCTCATCAGATTCCTGTGTCCTTAATTTAAACCCATGACTGTCGGCATCTGGAACAGCAACGGTTTTACCCTTGTTCCGTTGCATTTGAGCAAGTTTGGTTTTCATCAGGGCAAgtttttcttctttgctttGGCCATGGGAAGAAGCTGAAGATGATTTGCGTGAGAGGGATTGTTGCGCTTTGGCAAGGGTTGAAAGTGGCAATGAGTTGAGGTCTGTGGACATAAGTTAGTCATGTACTAAATATGCCGCTTGGAAGATCTCTAATACTTGCTATTTTGGAGCTTTCTCTGTGAAGTGGAAAAGGTCAGTGACAGCTTAGTAGGGAATTGTATTGAGCAGGCTTACCAACTCGGCActctcatcatcgtcatcgcCACTCCCACTTTCAGAGACAGTGTCCTCGTTTTCGTCCCAGTTATCGGGTTCCCATCTTgcatttccttcttccccgctctcttcatcttcataaccctcctcatcttcatgGCCGTCGTCCTCATGGTCGGAATACTCTTCCGCCAATCCTGGCTGAAACCCCTCTGCAAATTCGTCGACTTCAGAGTCCGACTCCAAGAATTCGTCGTCCGGGGAAGGTTCCCTAACTGTCTTGTTCGATTGTTTCAGGCGAGCTGCCCCATTAATTTTCGACGATGATGCGGTAGCCATTCTGGATGGGTCTTGTCCTGGTGCTGATCCTAATAGGAGAGTCTAACTAAATTTGAAGTCCATAACAGACAAAAGTCAATGAAATATTTTGCAGGCTAAAGATTAGATATCGCGTTCGATTACAACTTTTTTTTCTAATTGTTACTAATAGTACGACTAATGATTAGAATAATTGTAATCGCCAAAGCAATCAACAACCGATAGCTGAGCTTGTGCTTCGTCAATTACTTCTCTTTCGTCAATTACTTCTCTTTCGTCAATTacttctccatcttttcaCCATCTACTTTCTTTTTCCATGTCCGCCCTTCAAGCAGGTCCATCGCAGCCCATCGTTGCGGCTCCACAACAGCAGCCCCAGCCGCCACAGGCCCAGCAAGACCTCAAACGTCGCGCAGAGGTCGACGCCGATGCCGCTCGTCGGTTGTAGGTCCACAAGAGCCCATACTTTTCCACCACTGACGCCAGCAAACCACAGAAAACACCCTCGACCGCCATTACCCCCTCCTCACGTACTCTCGGCTCTCGTATCTAATTCACCAGCGTTCAATGAGTTGATGAAGATTGAGCAAAAGCTTGATTGGACATTaatgaggaagaaggcagaGGTCAATGATGCTCTTGGGCGACCTACTCGTGTAAGTTGGTGTTTTATCACACGGACCTTGGAAGCTTTGAACCTAATTTAGTTTGATGGCAGGTCAAGAGAATATTGCGCGTGTTCATATCAAACACCGCGCATGATCAGGACTGGCAAAAGGCGTTGGATGCAGGCGCTGGAAGCGTTGTTGGTGGTGATTACAGCACAGGTCCTCGAGAAAACCCGGGGCAGGATACGACTATGGCCGATGGCGGGGTAACGAAAAGTAACGAGCCCGATCTCAATACGGGAAAAGGTATTGCTGGATGGATTTTAAAAGTTGAGGGGCGCCTACTGGATGTAGGTAGTGGTCGTCCCAGTTCCTTCAGGACTTGTCGCTAATGAAATACAATACAGTCTGGGAACGTTAGGCTTGATAAAACCAAGAGGAAATTCACGACTTTCCTCAAAAGTGCTATCATTGAGTTTGACAATCGCGATGCTCCTACTTTCCCGGAAGGTAACATTGTTGAATGGCATGCTGCAAGCCATCAAGGCCCGCCACTTGATGGATTCGAGATCCTTCGCAGAGGGGATGTCAATATTCCTTGCCGTATCTCTTTGCATATTGCCCATTATCCTGAACGTTACAAAGTTCTTGAACCTCTTGCTGGACTTATCGGATTGAGGGAAGGCACAAGATCTGAAGTAATGAGTGCCCTGTGGAAGTTGGTTAAGACTACCAGTGCGCAGGACAAGGAGGATGGGACAATCATCAAAGCTGTCGGAGGCCTACAAAAAGTGGGTCATTTCCAAGGTTTATTGTTGACAAGGCACTGACTTATTGGCAGCTTCTCCCACAAGGGCAAGAAACCGTCGCATTTCATGAACTGCCTGAAATCGCCACGCGATACCTTGCTCATCCTGACCCTGTCATTATACCCTACACCATAGAGTATGTCTTGATACCCTTCCGCTTTGGATCCGCTGACATTAAGATTAGCGTCTCGAAAGACTACACATTCCATAACAAATGCTTCGACATTCCGATCGAAATTGAGGACCCTCTCAAGAGCAAAATGGCGTCAATGATTGGAAGCTTTGAAGGTCCAGAGGGTCAAGAGATTGTTAAACTCGAAGACAAGGTCGCTGAGTTAGCCTTCTTTGCCAAGGAATTAAAGCAGAAAAAGGATTTCCTCGAATCATTCGCGTACGTTACTGCTCATCCGAACCATTTGAAAGATTGGCTAACCTTTATCAATCAACAGTGCTGACCCTCAAGCCTTTATCAACAACTGGCTTGCTGCACAGGCTCGTGATCTTGATCAGATGCTCGGTTATCAAATCGGGCAAACTGTCGTTAACGGCGGCTCTGTCCGCGAAGAAGATTTGCGTCGAAGTGATCTGTTTACTATGCCATGGGTGGATGAGGCGATTACAGTACATGAGTCAGCCAGGATGGAACACGAAAGGAGGGCGCAGGCTGCTAGCCACGGGAATATGAGATAGTATATGAGACGCTATTTGTCAATAACAAGAATGCAGCAAATTCTATTATGCTGAGAATGAATGCATATAAACGTGAATCGATGCCGTCAGTTTTAAACCTTGTAACGCCTTCCGCCACGTGAAAAGAAAGTCTTGAGAATCCAAACTTGCAATCTGGCGAGTTCATCAGTGAaatttccttcttttcaaAAACAGATTGAACTCACAAGGACATGGCTACAATTATAATACACTCCAGAATTGTAAACCACAGTATTCTGCTTTGTGTCGATAGAACGGTAGAGTAATTTCTATGATGCCTTGTGTGGAAATATTTCTGAGTTCTGGCGATACTGTTCAAGATCCCACTGATCTTGTAAGTGCTCTCTTCGAGGGCAGAAGTGTGTTCCTTGAGAGGAGGTTGTTGGCCAGGAAGGATACGCCGGGGCTCAGACTCTACCATAATGCTATTGGGGGGTGAGCCTAGACGCGGTAGGAGGATGGATTAACACGTACTCAAAGTCGAGAAGCTTGTCTTGAGTGTATGCTTCATTTTCAAAGCAAAACGAGTATTCTCCAAGCTACAGAGGATAGCCATCAGCAACAGCTTTGTGAAAATATCATGGCGGCGTACCTTGTTGGCGGTGAAAATGTAATCGCCTTGCTTCTCTCCCTGACCCTCCAAGATCACTCTGTCATCTGGGTCCAACACCACATAATCGATTTCAAAATTGCCTCCAGATTGCACGGCGAAGTAAAAGCCTGTGTATCGGGGGCCAATGAATGAAAGTATGGTGAGCTCTGGTGTGTCGTAATAGCAACTGAAGTATACACTGACCAACTTTCTCTCCCAACCCGTCAACGTCGGCGTAATAACAAGACCTATCGTTAGCAGCCAACATGGCTGTCAGGGCTGTTGCGCTGACATGGACAGCTCCGAGAAGACATATAACGATGGTGGAGATTATTGGTGGACGTGATAAGAAGGGCATGGCCGAGGGTGATCTGTGAGGAATAGGTGTTAATATGAAGGCGGTCGTGGAACCGTTAATAGCGGATAGCCCAAAGCGCGAATAGTAACACGTCGCAAGATGCCAAACCGTCGACGTCACAATATTAGAGGTTGCTTTGCGGCCTTTAATCTGCACCCCATTTATGTCACAGCTCACAAGATATAGTTCAACTGTAATCTCATTGCGTCCACATTTCATTCTGTTGTGTGCGAATAATCCATATATCCTAATTTCACAATGTCCACGTCCTGGGACAACGCACGAAGACACGCCCGTGCTCTTGAGACAGCCTTGGACTCGAAGCTATCCACTTATTCAAAGCTCGCAGCTTCCATCGCACGCGGCTCCTCTTTGGGCGGAAGTTCCAGTCGTGATGAACTCGGcatggaagaagagggtATCGGGGGCTACAAGCTCGTCGAGGAGGAGATCGAAGAGCTTCTTTCAAAGGTGAGACTAACATACTGACTTGTCCAAGACACTGATTTGTGAATAGCTTGAACAAGCCATTGAAGATCTCACAGCACTTATAAACTCCCCAAGCCAACCCCCTTCCACGTCAATGCAGCATTCTGCCCAGACTCATAGGGATAACTTGGATGATTACAGAAGGGACTTTGTTCGCACACGGGTAAGATGAGATTGATTTCCAAGTTAGAGCATTCAAATTGATGGAGCAATAGAACAATGTTGAACAAACCATACGGCGGTCAAACCTTTTAGGGTCTGTTCGCAAGGATATAAGGTAAGTCTATGTGCGTGACATCATCACCCATTGCTTATCTCCCTTAGCGATTACAAATCTGGACGATCTGGCACAACAGACGCTCTCTTACAAGATCGATCTCGAATAGACTCAAGTCATCGCATGATTGACGACACCTTAAAGTAACGTCACCTACTGATATGTCTCTCTTCTCGAAAGCTGACTTTTAATGTAGTCAAGCCTATGCCACTCGCGAAGACTTTGCCCAACAACGCACATTCCTTGCCTCTATCGACTCTCGAATGGGCGGTGTTCTCAATCAATTGCCAGGCATCAATTCCCTCATCACAATGATTAGGACACgtagaagaagagataaTGTCATCATGGGATGCGTTATCGGCCTCTGCGTTGTATTACTTCTTGGTTATATGTTTGGATTCTAGAAGTGTTGTAGTCAGAAATGCGTTTGTATGATGTATTCGATCCTTTTTGCGGCGGTCAAAAAGGGCCTTGAAAGATGGCAAGTGCGACTATACACAGACTTCGTTACTGTATTTAGTCATAACACATTGTGAAAAAGCCGACCATCTGGCATTATCTGTTGCTATAGCCGCCTTATACATTGATGATGACACTACCAAATGTTATTACACTTTTAAAAGACATAACTCCCATTCTTCCCGCTACACATCTCCAAAGCGATCAGGCAATAACACAGGGCCAACTCTGTGGCATTATAGTCAGCAACCGCTTAAATCGAGGACACCGGCACTTACAAACTCCACGCATAGAGAATATAGCACAACCAGCTGCTTATAATCCTCATCCACATTGTCGTTTCTGATCTTCCTATGTAGACATCGGGCTCGTTCCCAATGACGGGAGTGTCGAAATTAGACTCGGTAGGATGGGCTACAGGTGATGTCGAAATGATAGCCCAGTCTGTAAGAAGACCTGCCACATACATTGCTGCGATGGCAAAAATGATGTGGAACCAGGAGTACTACACTCGTGTCAGGAAAAGCAAGAACGGATACCTATGATTGATAACTTACGTTGTATTTAGTTCCCGCTCGTTCATCGtccctctcctctcccaTAGCAGCTTCAAtctcctcgtcctcatccTCTGGTTCGTCGAGAACGCTCGCGGGGAGAGATCCTGCATTAACAGCGGCCAAAATTGCCTGGTATCGCATCTCGtccctccttcccttcGGCTGATTCGTAACCATTCTAAcctcaccttcctcctcgccGTCGTGAGGTAGGGCTATCGCACCGTATGAAGTGCCTTCACGGTTACCTTTTCCGACCAGCGCAGTGCTCTGCGTAGCAGCACGGGAAGTGGAATATGCAATGGCgaggaaggtgaagagAGCGCCAACAATGAGGGTAGTAGTTTGAGTACCACCACGAGCGTGCAGTGGGTTACATTTACCTCCTTTAGTATCAGTGTGATTGACAACGGCGGACGTGGTAAGATAAGTGCAGTAGGCAGCAACCATCGAAGCTTGAGTGAGGCCAGACTTGGGGTTGGCTTCTTGAACGGGGTGGGATATGGCCATTACTGTCACAATCACCGATAGGATGAGGTTGAAAGTTATAAAAAAGGTGTTGGTACCACATCCTGATCCGGCGAAGAAGACGAAAAGCAGGACAGTAACGGTAATAGCTGTGACAAACATGCCAAATGTCGAGCCGACGAGGATGAATTGCCAAAGATTGGAGTTACTGTGCTCCCAATTATCCAAACAAGTCTCTGACCATGTATGGGCGAAGTCAACCAAAAGGACAAGACCGATCaggataaaaaagaaggcGCCGATCGGGGCGATGTAAGAGCCGTAGGCCATATAGAACTCGTTGGGGAcgaggaaggagaggaaacAAAGGAGAAAGTAAAATAAGAGTTTGGGACCCCACCAACTATACTAAGTTTAGAGGCGTATCATGCGGATAAACAAGCCGCTCACCCATTTTGGATAGCAGCACgttttgtttttgttgaCCTGACGCCTATAAGAGTAGCCGACAGGACCAAGTGGAACATAGTCAGAGCAAAGCAGAATCGGTGAACCTGAGACTTTGTCAGTTCACGTGGTGTTATAGAAATACTGAGCGACGCACAGCCAAGAGGCCATAACATTTCCCTTTCGAGCAATCCATTTTAATCCAATCCCAGCTCAGCTTCTCAATCTGTCGGATTGCAATGTCCGTCTTGGAGAGGTACGCCAACATAGACGATAGGGCGAATATAAGCTAGGTGAGGTATTAGTCATCAGATAATTCTGGACTCCTACCATTGCAGCTTACCCCAAAGCCGACTCTTGTCGCTATGGAGGAATTGCAGTTACATGACTTGCAGAAAGCGGACGCAGCCGTGCCACCTATAGGTCATGAGCGGCGAGATGAGAGGCGAGGGGAGTTACGCACCCATACAAATCATGCAGCCTGAGAAGAGAGAGCTTGCAACTGTGCCTATTCCTCCTGTCAGGAGGGGTATGGATAGTAGAGCGCCCATGTCGCAACAAGATGTTGAAGGATATGTCAAGAGACGGAGGGACAAGACTAGGAGGGGGGGTTAGCATCGATCCATAATTGGACGACTGGGCCCATCTTTCTTTTACGTAAAGACGTATCATCGTGCTGCATCGGCCATCTGCGAACGACGGGCAGCCGGCAGAGCTTCGTGATTCTCCCCCTTTGGTCTCTATCCTATTCTTATGCACACAATATAATATCACAAGTCTAGAAGGATTACGTCGTTGGTGACCGAACACATGAGACACAAGCGGTTTAGAGGTGAATCTTGCTGACTGTACTCATGTCTTAGGGGCAGTTCGGTGACTTCATTCTTTGATGGGTGACGCTGCAGGCGAGCAACGCTCTCCTTGAATTATGGAACAAGGCTGTCTTAAATAAACTGCTCGATATGAGCGGGTCATAATCTGCCACAGTAATTGGAGATGACGAACACAGACGCTCTCTCTCCACCGGCAACGAAAGCCATACGGAGTCTGCTCCTCAAATCCTTTCGACAGATGTTTTCCAGAATTAATAATGGCTACTCAAGGTAGTTTTTCTCCACTGTGGAATGAACTAAAGCGATTGCTCGAAACGGTGTCTCGAATAGACCTCTTTTACGATTTAATGCTCCATTCCCTACAATGAAAAAAAGCTCAGTTCGCCTAAAAAGTGGTGGAAGAGGTGCGGTAAGTTAGGCGCGTCTACGTCCAACCCTCGACAACCCGTCATCTTTTTCCCTGTTTCAAgtcttttcttcttctttctttttttctaCATTCAATCAAATATTTGTAAGTCATTTCCCGATTTACCCCTTACTTTTTCCGTGATGCTTGTCACCAAGATATGTTAGACTTCTGTAGTGAGGCTTGTCCTCCCGCAGTAGATACCCTTTTCGACTCCTGAGACCTCTTAAATATCGCATTTCATTCCTTACCATCCCTTATTTGAGCTCTAGCTGACCTTTGCGGAAAAAGGTACTATGTCACCGGTAGCCATGCCCAAGGTCGAGGACCTCACGATCTCCGAAGAAAAGGTGGAAAAGGAGCCCGAAGTCGTTGAaggtgaggaggagaatgacgatgacgaagaaggtgaaggtgaagagggCCCCAACACAGGAGGTACGCGGTCTAGTATTTGTAGTATGCATACACATTTTTTCCATAACTAATTAGTTGTTGCATTAGATaccaagaagaaaaagaagaagaagaagtgtAAGCCATAATTTTTCAATGACCAACGTCTGCTTGTCATTCATGGCCATACTCATGTACCATCATGTGCagccaagaagaagaagtcTGCTACTGTAACCCAATCTGATCCCCCTCGAGTGGGTCTCACCAAGATCTTCAAAAATGATGTATTCCCTGTCGGTGAGGAGGTGGAGTACAAGAATGAGTAGGTCGTCACCCCCATTTATGGTCTCATTTTCTTTAATCAGTTATGTCATCCCAGCACAACGTCTCGAATAACTTCTGCCGAGGCTCGTGAGCGCGAACAACTTGCTCAAGAAGACCCTTCCACCCGATATGCCAACATCCGACGCGCAGGTGAAGTTCACCGACAGGTTCGCGCGTACGCTCAGAAAGCCATCAAACCTGGTATGACCATGGCCGAGATTGCCAATTTGATTGAGGACGGAACCAGGGCCGTAGTTGAGGAGAACGGTTTTGAAAGTGGTATTGGTTTTCCCACTGGTCTGAGCGTTAACGAGGTGGCTGCCCACTACACTCCTAACCCAGGAGACAAGCAGGGTGTGTTCATTTTATCTCGTTGCAATAATGTTGCTAACGAAGCCGATAGTGCTGCAGCAGCATGACGTCATGAAGGTTGATTTTGGTGTCCACGTCAACGGTAGAATAGTCGATTCCGCTTTCACCATGAGCTTTGAGCCTACGTGGGACAAGTTGCTTGAAGCTGTGAAGGATGCAACCAACACTGGTATTCGGGTAAGTATGTAGCATATAATCTGTGCAATCTTGTTGTTAACGATACATGCAGGAGGCAGGTATCGATGTTCGAATGTGCGACATTGGTGAGGCCATCCAAGAAGTAATGGAGTCCTACGAAGTTGAGGTCAACGGTAAAGTCTATCCAGGTAAGttccttgtcttcttcGCTATGGCTGCGAATCATATTAACTCCATGGAAGTCAAATCTATCAGTAATCTTAATGGCCACTCCATCACCCCCTACACCATCCACGGAGGTATCGGCACCCGACCGGGCAAGTCTGTCCCTATTGTCAAGCAGCACGGCTCCGACAAGGATGAGACGAAAATGGAGGAAGGCGAGTATTTTGCCATTGAGACTTTCGGTAGTACTGGTAGGGGTAGAGTCATCGAAGAGGGAGCCTGTTCTCATTATGCGCTAAACCCTGCGGCGCCGGAAAAGTACCAGGGCCAGTAAGTTGATATTTGCTTGATTCAATTTCAAAGACGGCTGACAAGATTGCTTGTAGCCACCAATCCGCAAAGTCTCTCTTGGCGTCTGTAAAGAGAAACTTTGGGACTCTGCCATTCTGTAGGCGATATCTCGACCACGTGGGGGAGAAGAACTACCTTTTGGCCGTACG comes from Cryptococcus gattii WM276 chromosome G, complete sequence and encodes:
- a CDS encoding Hypothetical protein (Similar to SGTC gene model, INSD accession EAL19554.1; CNBG1830); protein product: MSDTGKQKASNISHGTLLDLKAITAEHVDRFAKEGKGPMKGLPRKQHIQKSRDPFDKPSPGLVKRLAAEARNDAKRRRFDNDAGPTEEERRDILKAKAKKYEQIRKGDFSGLSQKEIEEAVIDFEKLEELSDHSSDEDESAHPARLRWSDDEAIEYIDELGRTRTGTRKEAKEAERLRGRNEPVELTPSGAENSAYAEVQQSKVIHGEQHVFPVYEPNPEVIKAKYRQAEEEARGHHYDSTKEVRVKGAGQYQFSLDEQRRAEQQAALKSQRHETELARAEAGRRGGTTAAQEARKKKLEQRKAMIQAKRAQLFGGEKEVQMLKEERKAREADEFLNTLQKEWEGR
- a CDS encoding Chromatin remodeling-related protein, putative (Similar to TIGR gene model, INSD accession AAW44671.1): MSALQAGPSQPIVAAPQQQPQPPQAQQDLKRRAEVDADAARRLKHPRPPLPPPHVLSALVSNSPAFNELMKIEQKLDWTLMRKKAEVNDALGRPTRVKRILRVFISNTAHDQDWQKALDAGAGSVVGGDYSTGPRENPGQDTTMADGGVTKSNEPDLNTGKGIAGWILKVEGRLLDSGNVRLDKTKRKFTTFLKSAIIEFDNRDAPTFPEGNIVEWHAASHQGPPLDGFEILRRGDVNIPCRISLHIAHYPERYKVLEPLAGLIGLREGTRSEVMSALWKLVKTTSAQDKEDGTIIKAVGGLQKLLPQGQETVAFHELPEIATRYLAHPDPVIIPYTIDVSKDYTFHNKCFDIPIEIEDPLKSKMASMIGSFEGPEGQEIVKLEDKVAELAFFAKELKQKKDFLESFAADPQAFINNWLAAQARDLDQMLGYQIGQTVVNGGSVREEDLRRSDLFTMPWVDEAITVHESARMEHERRAQAASHGNMR
- a CDS encoding 60S ribosomal protein L24 (L30), putative (Similar to TIGR gene model, INSD accession AAW44673.1), with the protein product MRVDRCDFTGYKVYPSRGKVYVRGDSKTFRFLSSKAESLFLQRKNPRKIAWTQVYRRMHKKGITEEVAKKRSRKNVKVQRGIVGADLASILAKRTAKPEVRAAARQAAITKAKTEKRDKEARKAANKPAQANVPKVSKQSMKGGAGKGGR
- a CDS encoding ER to Golgi transport-related protein, putative (Similar to TIGR gene model, INSD accession AAW44670.1), with the translated sequence MPFLSRPPIISTIVICLLGAVHVSATALTAMLAANDRSCYYADVDGLGEKVGFYFAVQSGGNFEIDYVVLDPDDRVILEGQGEKQGDYIFTANKLGEYSFCFENEAYTQDKLLDFDIMVESEPRRILPGQQPPLKEHTSALEESTYKISGILNSIARTQKYFHTRHHRNYSTVLSTQSRILWFTILECIIIVAMSLLQVWILKTFFSRGGRRYKV
- a CDS encoding 28 kDa golgi snare protein, putative (Similar to TIGR gene model, INSD accession AAW44668.1) → MSTSWDNARRHARALETALDSKLSTYSKLAASIARGSSLGGSSSRDELGMEEEGIGGYKLVEEEIEELLSKLEQAIEDLTALINSPSQPPSTSMQHSAQTHRDNLDDYRRDFVRTRNNVEQTIRRSNLLGSVRKDISDYKSGRSGTTDALLQDRSRIDSSHRMIDDTLNQAYATREDFAQQRTFLASIDSRMGGVLNQLPGINSLITMIRTRRRRDNVIMGCVIGLCVVLLLGYMFGF
- a CDS encoding Hypothetical protein (Similar to TIGR gene model, INSD accession AAW44672.1; CNG02910) translates to MSTDLNSLPLSTLAKAQQSLSRKSSSASSHGQSKEEKLALMKTKLAQMQRNKGKTVAVPDADSHGFKLRTQESDEESDSGPETTSSTKRGSKHAPALLSTKKQVSRKRQVIEVSKPERRDPRFSSVSAGHANADLHSKSYSFLPDLLRQELSELKKAVAAAKKAEKNCPWAEKPMRTAERERLEVQMGQVRTKLVRTEKEAMEREVLAKAKREEREKRTQGKGAWFMKKGEKKDLLLKARFETLEKQGGKTAVKKLVEKKRKKIASKEKKSRPFAKGAEGMGQDIKRRRVA
- a CDS encoding Vacuolar transmembrane protein, putative; Tms1p (Similar to TIGR gene model, INSD accession AAW44666.1), which translates into the protein MGALLSIPLLTGGIGTVASSLFSGCMICMGGTAASAFCKSCNCNSSIATRVGFGLIFALSSMLAYLSKTDIAIRQIEKLSWDWIKMDCSKGKCYGLLAVHRFCFALTMFHLVLSATLIGVRSTKTKRAAIQNGWWGPKLLFYFLLCFLSFLVPNEFYMAYGSYIAPIGAFFFILIGLVLLVDFAHTWSETCLDNWEHSNSNLWQFILVGSTFGMFVTAITVTVLLFVFFAGSGCGTNTFFITFNLILSVIVTVMAISHPVQEANPKSGLTQASMVAAYCTYLTTSAVVNHTDTKGGKCNPLHARGGTQTTTLIVGALFTFLAIAYSTSRAATQSTALVGKGNREGTSYGAIALPHDGEEEGEVRMVTNQPKGRRDEMRYQAILAAVNAGSLPASVLDEPEDEDEEIEAAMGEERDDERAGTKYNYSWFHIIFAIAAMYVAGLLTDWAIISTSPVAHPTESNFDTPVIGNEPDVYIGRSETTMWMRIISSWLCYILYAWSLVGPVLLPDRFGDV